One genomic window of Paenibacillus xylanilyticus includes the following:
- a CDS encoding sensor histidine kinase has product MDLQADAIDRVIKNAIQVMENSKYQMFEIMDSTREELKTLNEELKSVLKETAETIEKVDQLELNYRRSRIRLTEVSRDFVRYSEHDIKQAYEKATQLQLDLMIYREKEMYLKARRDDLQKRAKNVEASVERAETIGSQMGVVLEYLSGELGQVTRIIESAKNRQMIGLKIILAQEEERKRIAREIHDGPAQMLANLVLRTEIVERMLIKQDFKMVQAEIVDLKGQVRSSLEEMRKVIFNLRPMALDDLGLIPTLRKYVQDFEVKTKIRSIFETRGKEHRLSSAMEAAIYRLVQEGLSNAAKHAYPTHVVVEITYQAQLVKIVVQDNGLGFKPELLAKKSKDHNHFGLIGMRERVELLEGRIEIESAENQGTKIVIHIPTNVDKGKE; this is encoded by the coding sequence GTGGATTTACAAGCCGATGCCATAGACCGCGTCATTAAAAACGCCATACAAGTCATGGAAAACAGCAAATATCAAATGTTCGAAATCATGGACTCAACCCGTGAGGAGCTAAAAACTCTAAATGAGGAGTTGAAGTCGGTTCTGAAGGAGACGGCGGAAACGATCGAGAAAGTAGATCAATTGGAGCTCAACTACCGCCGCTCCCGGATCCGTCTGACTGAGGTTAGCCGTGACTTCGTCCGTTATTCCGAGCATGATATCAAGCAGGCGTATGAGAAAGCGACGCAGTTGCAGCTGGACCTGATGATTTATCGTGAGAAGGAAATGTATCTGAAGGCCCGTCGGGATGATCTGCAGAAGCGTGCCAAAAATGTGGAGGCTTCTGTGGAGCGTGCCGAAACGATTGGTTCGCAGATGGGGGTCGTACTGGAGTACTTGTCGGGTGAGCTGGGTCAAGTGACCCGGATTATCGAATCCGCCAAGAATCGACAAATGATTGGTTTGAAAATAATTTTGGCCCAGGAAGAAGAGCGGAAGCGTATTGCACGTGAGATTCATGACGGGCCTGCACAGATGCTCGCCAATCTAGTACTTAGGACGGAAATTGTAGAAAGAATGCTCATTAAGCAGGATTTTAAGATGGTCCAGGCCGAAATAGTAGATTTGAAAGGCCAGGTTCGTTCCAGTCTTGAAGAAATGAGAAAAGTAATATTCAATTTGCGTCCTATGGCACTGGATGACCTGGGATTGATTCCAACGCTTCGGAAATACGTGCAGGATTTTGAAGTAAAAACAAAAATTCGCTCGATTTTTGAAACAAGAGGCAAGGAACACCGCTTGTCTTCTGCAATGGAGGCCGCAATCTACCGTCTCGTGCAGGAGGGTCTGTCCAATGCTGCAAAGCATGCTTATCCCACTCATGTTGTAGTGGAAATTACATACCAGGCTCAGCTCGTTAAAATTGTCGTTCAGGACAATGGGCTTGGCTTCAAACCGGAGCTTCTTGCGAAGAAAAGCAAGGATCACAACCATTTCGGTCTGATTGGGATGAGAGAACGGGTTGAACTGCTGGAAGGCAGAATAGAGATCGAATCCGCAGAAAATCAAGGAACCAAAATCGTGATTCATATCCCGACAAACGTGGATAAGGGAAAGGAGTAG
- a CDS encoding TIGR03826 family flagellar region protein: MNLGNCPRCGRLYALNFRDVCSNCIKEIEREYQDCADYLRENKGATIQELSDATEVSIKQITRFIREGRISIENAPNMMYPCEVCGTLIRDGHMCDSCRTRLTKDLAGAAREVGQKGNDQLGGRAYNAVDKLRDS; encoded by the coding sequence ATGAATCTGGGTAATTGTCCTCGCTGCGGCAGATTGTATGCACTGAATTTTCGAGATGTGTGCTCGAATTGTATCAAAGAAATAGAGCGAGAATATCAGGATTGTGCTGATTATCTAAGGGAAAATAAGGGCGCAACCATACAAGAGTTATCAGATGCGACGGAAGTTTCCATAAAACAGATTACTCGTTTTATCAGAGAAGGCAGAATAAGCATTGAAAATGCTCCTAATATGATGTATCCCTGCGAAGTATGTGGAACGTTAATAAGGGATGGCCATATGTGTGACTCTTGCCGGACAAGATTAACTAAAGATCTGGCAGGCGCAGCTCGTGAAGTAGGACAGAAGGGGAATGACCAACTAGGAGGACGAGCCTACAATGCCGTCGACAAACTCCGGGATTCCTAG
- a CDS encoding stalk domain-containing protein — protein MLGKHGKPLEDVKGSKAKKWAIVTLAGVIWIAPVLGAGQQVWSGTTWESVAAAASTSTSKLSEEILTSGAKLMKYKYTTTRSGSKVNVLADVIQVDLQNPYVKLDVMTGKGGNLNSKQSTGGMAKENDAVAAVNGDYFNVSGELAPIGGQVSDGVLISTPSELTGMYALTVTKDGKPMIDEYSFDGTVKADDGSTFALRGINKEDYTVESGSVKYSHANSMYIYTPAWTSTKRPNDPSTTPTEVLVQNGVITQISDKKALDMTVPEDGYILRAHGTAATWIMTHLSVGQTLNADYKLVAKTTGQSVDPSNLDMMIGGHTILVNGGKAATFSRDIASSGIGGIRARTAVGYSQDGRYVYIIAAEKNSNSSGMSLTELQSFMTSIGVWKGMNLDGGGSTTMVTRPLGEENASLTFNTEYGTEQRQVVNTLGVFSTAPEGKLKGFAVSGSQTLLVGQEGKYSAKGYDTYYNPIATGDIKLTWKSSNNGIVSVSNGVIKGVKPGTATLTATSSGASSTIKVTVLGGSELSSLTAGSGLGSLKAGTTMSIPVTAKTKDGQSVTVPADSLTWEFIGFKGKVAGDQLTVSSVNSGAQVGYAIGRYDGYSTVVVLTAADSETTWENFENVSYPINFTTNAAGVTGSAAITAGTGEKAGSKVLQLSYDMTAGTGKMYAYAQLNGTTGREVSSAATTMSMDVMGDKSLNWLRAEFTDANGKTVYADLAKAIDWSGWKKVNVDLSGLNIAYPAKLKRVYVVNVEEGQDERAMTGNVAFDNIAFTMPSKSSEVGLPTGTASLVLGQKSMTVNGTKKAIDAAPVLKNGTTYVPIKHVLDAFGGQASWDSKNQRITVIRGGKLIDLVVGQKEFILNGKRQSATVAPYVSGGRTLVPLRLVSEQLGLTVKWEQKTKTVTISS, from the coding sequence ATGCTGGGGAAACACGGGAAACCGCTGGAAGACGTGAAGGGCAGCAAGGCGAAGAAATGGGCAATTGTGACACTGGCAGGTGTGATCTGGATTGCACCGGTCTTAGGAGCAGGGCAGCAGGTTTGGTCGGGAACGACGTGGGAGTCGGTAGCCGCTGCAGCATCTACAAGCACAAGCAAGTTAAGTGAGGAAATTCTGACTTCCGGCGCGAAGCTCATGAAATACAAATATACAACCACAAGATCCGGCTCGAAAGTGAATGTGCTGGCAGACGTAATTCAGGTAGATCTGCAAAACCCTTATGTGAAACTCGATGTGATGACAGGTAAGGGCGGCAACTTGAACAGTAAACAAAGCACAGGCGGTATGGCCAAGGAAAATGATGCGGTTGCTGCTGTGAACGGTGATTATTTTAACGTTTCCGGGGAGCTTGCTCCAATTGGTGGACAGGTCTCTGATGGGGTTCTAATCTCCACACCTTCGGAACTGACGGGAATGTATGCCCTCACCGTGACCAAAGATGGCAAACCGATGATCGACGAATACTCTTTTGACGGTACGGTGAAGGCTGATGACGGTTCAACCTTTGCTCTGCGTGGAATTAACAAGGAAGACTATACGGTAGAATCAGGCTCAGTCAAATACAGTCACGCCAACTCGATGTATATTTATACACCAGCCTGGACATCAACCAAACGTCCGAACGATCCTTCTACCACACCAACAGAGGTGCTTGTGCAGAACGGCGTTATTACGCAAATTTCCGATAAAAAAGCATTGGACATGACGGTGCCGGAAGACGGGTACATTTTGCGTGCACATGGAACGGCAGCTACCTGGATCATGACTCATCTCTCTGTGGGACAGACGCTTAACGCGGATTACAAGCTCGTAGCCAAAACAACGGGGCAATCCGTTGACCCAAGTAACCTCGACATGATGATTGGCGGTCATACGATCCTAGTCAATGGAGGCAAAGCAGCTACGTTTTCCCGTGATATCGCCTCTTCCGGTATTGGAGGTATTCGTGCGAGAACAGCGGTAGGTTATTCGCAGGATGGTCGATATGTCTATATTATTGCGGCTGAGAAAAACAGTAACAGCAGCGGCATGTCGCTGACTGAATTACAATCCTTCATGACCAGTATCGGCGTATGGAAAGGCATGAACCTGGACGGCGGCGGCTCCACCACCATGGTGACACGTCCGCTTGGGGAAGAAAATGCAAGTCTGACCTTCAACACGGAATATGGTACAGAGCAGCGTCAGGTCGTAAACACGCTCGGCGTATTCTCTACGGCTCCGGAAGGCAAGCTGAAAGGGTTCGCTGTAAGTGGCAGCCAAACGCTGCTGGTAGGACAAGAAGGCAAGTATTCAGCCAAAGGCTATGACACGTATTACAACCCGATTGCGACCGGAGACATCAAGCTGACCTGGAAATCAAGCAACAACGGCATCGTCAGCGTAAGTAATGGCGTGATCAAGGGTGTTAAACCAGGAACGGCTACGCTGACAGCAACAAGCAGCGGTGCATCTTCTACCATTAAAGTAACGGTGCTCGGTGGAAGCGAGTTGTCCTCTCTGACAGCAGGTTCTGGTCTTGGCTCGCTGAAAGCGGGAACGACCATGTCCATCCCTGTGACTGCGAAGACGAAAGACGGACAAAGTGTAACCGTTCCGGCTGATTCGCTGACATGGGAATTTATCGGTTTCAAAGGTAAAGTGGCTGGCGATCAATTAACGGTATCTTCTGTAAATTCAGGAGCACAGGTTGGATATGCAATCGGTCGTTATGACGGCTACAGTACGGTCGTTGTTCTTACGGCTGCTGACAGCGAAACCACCTGGGAGAACTTCGAGAATGTAAGTTATCCAATCAACTTTACAACGAACGCCGCTGGCGTAACTGGTTCAGCAGCCATAACGGCGGGTACAGGTGAAAAGGCTGGCTCCAAAGTGCTTCAGCTGAGCTACGACATGACTGCAGGTACAGGGAAAATGTATGCTTATGCCCAATTGAACGGGACAACAGGCAGAGAAGTATCTTCAGCTGCAACGACCATGTCGATGGATGTAATGGGTGACAAGAGCCTAAACTGGCTCCGTGCAGAGTTTACGGATGCCAATGGGAAAACAGTGTATGCCGATCTTGCGAAGGCCATTGACTGGAGCGGGTGGAAAAAAGTGAACGTGGACCTGAGCGGTCTGAACATTGCATATCCAGCCAAGCTGAAACGGGTCTATGTAGTCAATGTAGAAGAGGGCCAGGATGAGCGCGCCATGACAGGTAACGTTGCATTTGATAACATTGCCTTCACTATGCCATCGAAATCCAGTGAAGTGGGACTGCCTACAGGAACAGCTTCCCTGGTACTTGGACAGAAGTCGATGACCGTGAACGGAACGAAAAAGGCAATTGATGCAGCACCCGTGCTGAAAAATGGTACAACATATGTCCCAATCAAGCATGTACTGGATGCCTTTGGCGGACAGGCAAGCTGGGATAGCAAAAATCAGCGGATCACCGTTATTCGCGGCGGGAAACTGATTGATCTGGTCGTGGGACAGAAAGAATTCATCTTGAATGGAAAAAGACAGAGCGCAACAGTAGCCCCATATGTATCTGGAGGCAGGACTTTAGTCCCTCTTCGACTCGTTTCCGAGCAGCTTGGATTGACTGTAAAATGGGAACAGAAAACGAAGACCGTTACCATCTCATCGTGA
- a CDS encoding helicase-related protein, with the protein MLLSLDLRVDVTWWLEGASGQQVLSWLLLDEAFPLSRASWLIEHFEPERGMDQWNEGYWLAYMRRKVEAYDKLSGERAARKEVAGLAGKAGIAAGERRAGTSGMAAASRGAGVGGMPAAYPAEGWAQLEQGAALLAERLRGRQLLAAEAEALLADTVPQLASWRAAAQLARLHGRLSITAALELPTSRRLARLSAQGTPRCRRCGSVARQRVPCAACGLAACAYCEACLALGRSRACALLLRSTAPSAVRGTAALATGGGLARWGLSAAQSAAASAALAYLARPTSAEDGPGRFLLWAVTGAGKTEMIFPLLQHTLKRGGRALVATPRRDVVLELAPRLAKAFPDVALATLYGGSTERWKDAQLTLATTHQLMRFYQGFDLVIIDELDAFPYHNDPMLAHAAAASCKPDGNFIYLSATPPARLQKEVSQRKLAHARVPVRFHRYPLPVPHLIKIPTVAECIKKRSLPAALKNSIQTSLQRDAQVFVFVTRIAQIEAFVHLMRRIFPQIHIQGTSSQDTERASKVMAFRERDIRLLVTTTILERGVTIPRSDVFILDADNGLFDEASLVQMAGRAGRSMDDPAGRVVFASSKRTRSQVKAVAQIRKMNTIAHRKGYLHPQPKK; encoded by the coding sequence ATGCTACTGTCCTTGGATCTGCGGGTGGATGTCACATGGTGGTTGGAGGGAGCGAGTGGTCAGCAGGTGCTGAGCTGGTTGTTGTTGGATGAAGCGTTTCCGCTAAGTCGGGCATCATGGCTGATTGAACATTTTGAACCGGAGCGCGGAATGGATCAGTGGAATGAAGGGTATTGGCTGGCATATATGCGCCGTAAAGTGGAGGCGTATGACAAGCTTTCGGGAGAACGGGCAGCCAGAAAGGAAGTTGCAGGCTTGGCGGGGAAAGCGGGGATAGCTGCCGGTGAACGTAGGGCTGGGACAAGTGGGATGGCTGCTGCCTCCAGGGGAGCTGGGGTGGGCGGGATGCCAGCTGCTTATCCCGCCGAAGGGTGGGCTCAGCTGGAGCAGGGCGCAGCTCTGCTGGCTGAGCGGCTTCGCGGCCGCCAATTGCTGGCGGCCGAGGCGGAGGCGCTGCTGGCGGACACCGTCCCGCAGCTGGCCTCCTGGCGCGCGGCTGCGCAGCTCGCGCGCTTGCACGGGAGGCTGAGCATCACAGCCGCCCTGGAACTGCCCACGAGCCGCCGGCTCGCGAGGCTCAGCGCGCAAGGCACGCCCCGCTGCCGCAGGTGCGGCAGCGTTGCCAGGCAGCGCGTGCCCTGCGCTGCCTGCGGCCTGGCGGCGTGCGCCTACTGCGAGGCCTGCCTCGCATTGGGGCGCAGCCGTGCCTGTGCGCTGCTGCTGCGCAGCACAGCGCCTTCGGCCGTGCGGGGCACGGCCGCTCTTGCCACCGGCGGCGGGCTCGCCCGGTGGGGGCTTAGCGCAGCGCAGAGCGCGGCAGCTTCTGCGGCGCTGGCGTATTTGGCCCGGCCTACCTCCGCAGAGGATGGGCCGGGGCGGTTCTTGCTGTGGGCCGTGACCGGTGCCGGCAAGACCGAAATGATCTTCCCGCTGCTTCAGCATACACTAAAGCGCGGAGGGAGAGCGCTTGTAGCAACCCCGCGTAGAGACGTGGTGTTGGAGCTGGCGCCACGTTTGGCCAAAGCCTTTCCTGACGTTGCGCTGGCCACCCTGTACGGAGGCAGTACCGAACGGTGGAAAGATGCACAGCTCACCCTCGCGACCACGCATCAGCTGATGCGTTTTTACCAAGGATTCGATCTGGTCATCATTGATGAGCTTGACGCCTTTCCTTATCACAATGATCCCATGCTTGCTCATGCCGCGGCCGCTTCCTGCAAACCAGATGGGAATTTCATATATCTCTCGGCTACCCCGCCAGCCCGGCTGCAAAAAGAAGTATCACAGCGGAAGCTCGCTCATGCGAGGGTACCTGTACGCTTTCACCGCTATCCACTGCCCGTTCCGCATTTGATCAAGATACCGACTGTTGCTGAATGTATTAAAAAACGGAGCCTTCCCGCTGCCCTAAAGAATAGCATCCAAACCTCCTTGCAGCGTGATGCCCAGGTGTTTGTATTCGTAACGCGCATTGCCCAGATTGAGGCCTTTGTTCACCTGATGCGGCGCATATTTCCCCAAATCCATATCCAAGGCACATCATCCCAAGATACGGAAAGGGCAAGTAAAGTCATGGCATTCCGCGAACGAGACATCCGTCTGTTGGTGACGACCACCATTCTGGAGCGGGGAGTGACCATTCCGCGCAGCGATGTCTTTATTTTGGATGCAGATAATGGGCTTTTCGATGAAGCTTCACTGGTACAGATGGCAGGCAGAGCAGGGCGTTCCATGGATGATCCGGCAGGCAGAGTCGTCTTTGCATCCTCTAAGCGCACCCGTTCCCAGGTCAAAGCGGTCGCACAGATTCGGAAAATGAACACTATCGCACACCGCAAGGGTTACCTACACCCGCAGCCCAAGAAATAA
- a CDS encoding flagellar protein FlgN, protein MSLLQVTHALKQLIELHEQLIAVGEEKKQAIMSNDISVVTHCVAKEAQLVKKVNVADEGRVNGVYGFLREKGIRSQLNLTITEMTRLVFDPAERNELIVLQTSLHEQLSRLKELNAINKDLIEQSLTFIDYSMNLIVNQPEDHMIYQNPSKQKLDAPNRNYFDTRA, encoded by the coding sequence ATGAGCCTTTTACAGGTAACTCATGCTCTGAAACAATTGATTGAGCTGCACGAGCAGTTAATTGCTGTAGGTGAGGAAAAAAAGCAAGCAATTATGTCCAATGATATCAGTGTTGTTACTCATTGCGTAGCCAAAGAAGCCCAACTCGTAAAAAAGGTGAATGTTGCTGATGAGGGACGGGTAAATGGCGTGTATGGTTTTCTTCGGGAAAAAGGGATTCGATCCCAACTTAATTTGACAATTACGGAGATGACTCGTCTTGTATTTGATCCAGCAGAAAGAAACGAATTGATTGTTCTTCAAACAAGCTTACATGAACAGTTATCTCGATTGAAAGAACTGAATGCAATCAATAAGGATTTAATAGAGCAGTCGCTTACTTTTATTGATTATTCGATGAATCTTATTGTCAATCAGCCTGAAGATCATATGATATATCAGAATCCGTCCAAGCAGAAACTTGATGCACCCAATCGTAATTATTTCGATACGAGAGCTTAG
- a CDS encoding ComF family protein: MLNRLNDISDFVHQLTHRIHNLLAPPGATCLTCGTRAVLSPTYPGICARCAQQIPWIRSIRCLRCGRAIGCPDCIRPHMNNRSFICNRSAVQYNALMKEWIGMYKFRGHVRYAPLLTTLLIQAFQAMSEEMSLVAAKETQVSVAHSATSTLPPVDASLHPPSPRASTHARVQHSNAHASTAVRANLQAATRQPKLLLPSPKPRWRPDAVTYVPVSNERLAERGFNQAERLASGLAAACRLPVVDLLQRRINTTKQSFKTRAERFETMKEAFSISPGAMDILRDFYKDKAEFHSAIEHSCARALRLLLIDDIYTTGSTLDACGRVILHVAVSFDIPIEIYTLTMARS, encoded by the coding sequence ATGCTCAATCGGCTTAACGACATATCCGATTTTGTTCACCAACTCACCCATCGCATACATAACCTGCTTGCCCCGCCTGGGGCAACCTGCCTGACCTGTGGCACTCGTGCCGTACTATCTCCAACCTACCCGGGGATTTGTGCACGATGCGCTCAGCAGATTCCCTGGATTCGCTCCATCCGCTGTTTGCGTTGTGGCCGGGCCATCGGTTGTCCTGACTGCATCCGCCCACATATGAACAATCGTTCGTTTATCTGCAATCGCAGTGCCGTCCAATACAATGCTCTTATGAAAGAATGGATCGGTATGTACAAATTCAGGGGCCACGTGCGCTACGCACCGCTGTTAACGACACTACTCATTCAAGCCTTTCAAGCCATGAGTGAAGAAATGAGTTTGGTTGCGGCAAAAGAAACCCAAGTTTCTGTGGCTCATTCCGCCACCTCTACTCTACCTCCGGTGGATGCCAGCTTGCATCCACCGAGCCCGCGCGCGTCAACTCACGCGCGCGTTCAACATTCTAACGCACACGCATCAACAGCCGTGCGTGCTAACCTTCAAGCAGCAACACGCCAACCGAAGTTGCTGCTCCCAAGCCCCAAGCCGCGATGGCGGCCTGACGCGGTGACTTACGTCCCAGTCAGTAACGAGCGCCTTGCCGAGCGCGGCTTCAACCAGGCCGAGCGGCTCGCTTCCGGACTCGCCGCAGCCTGCCGTCTACCCGTAGTTGATCTGCTGCAGCGCCGGATCAACACGACGAAGCAGAGCTTCAAGACACGTGCCGAACGGTTTGAGACCATGAAGGAAGCTTTTTCAATAAGCCCCGGAGCAATGGATATTTTAAGAGACTTCTATAAAGATAAAGCAGAATTTCATTCTGCTATAGAGCACTCTTGTGCTCGTGCTCTTCGATTGCTATTGATTGATGATATTTACACAACAGGAAGTACCTTGGACGCCTGCGGAAGGGTTATTTTACATGTGGCTGTTTCATTTGATATTCCAATAGAGATCTATACACTAACCATGGCAAGATCCTAA
- the flgM gene encoding flagellar biosynthesis anti-sigma factor FlgM: MKINETGRIGAINSYQRNVESGNQAELKKSRRKDEVSISPEAIKMLQEQGRTQDAERMQRIQELKSQVSAGTYQVDSAKLADKLMPYFKSSNQSGDV; encoded by the coding sequence ATGAAAATTAACGAAACCGGACGGATCGGGGCCATCAATTCATACCAACGGAATGTTGAATCCGGAAATCAGGCAGAATTGAAGAAAAGCCGCCGTAAGGACGAGGTATCTATATCTCCGGAGGCGATTAAAATGCTCCAGGAACAAGGACGCACACAAGATGCAGAACGTATGCAACGCATTCAGGAATTAAAAAGCCAGGTGAGTGCAGGGACATATCAGGTCGATAGCGCTAAGCTCGCTGATAAATTGATGCCTTATTTTAAGTCGTCTAATCAGTCAGGAGATGTTTAA
- a CDS encoding response regulator transcription factor, with amino-acid sequence MENRDTGNTSIKVLLADDHQLFREGLKRILNMEDDIEVIGECGDGIQVLEFCNQEKPDIVLMDINMPVENGVEATEKLRELFPDVKVIILSIHDDESYVFETLRKGANGYLLKDMEAESLINAIRSVHEGHAFIHPKVTGKLIMQLRRMTYLNETGAMSEGASKEAGVKFVAGDNNPLTRREAEVLRLMAEGKSNKMIGEFLFISEKTVKNHVSSILQKMEVDDRTQAVINSIKYGWVTL; translated from the coding sequence ATGGAAAACCGTGATACTGGTAATACATCAATTAAAGTTCTTTTGGCTGACGATCATCAGCTGTTCCGTGAAGGGCTAAAACGCATTTTGAACATGGAGGACGATATTGAGGTCATCGGCGAATGTGGCGATGGGATTCAAGTGCTTGAATTCTGCAACCAGGAGAAGCCGGATATCGTTCTGATGGATATCAACATGCCTGTGGAGAACGGGGTTGAGGCGACAGAGAAACTGCGTGAGCTGTTCCCGGACGTTAAAGTTATTATTCTATCCATTCATGATGATGAGAGTTATGTATTTGAGACTTTGCGTAAAGGTGCCAACGGATACTTGCTGAAGGATATGGAAGCTGAATCCCTAATCAATGCGATTCGTTCCGTTCATGAGGGGCATGCGTTCATTCACCCTAAAGTAACTGGCAAACTGATCATGCAGCTGCGTCGTATGACGTATCTTAATGAAACAGGTGCAATGAGTGAGGGTGCTTCAAAAGAAGCTGGGGTTAAATTTGTTGCTGGCGATAACAATCCGCTTACTCGTCGTGAAGCAGAAGTGCTTCGTCTGATGGCTGAAGGTAAGAGTAACAAAATGATTGGTGAATTCCTGTTCATCAGTGAAAAAACGGTGAAAAACCATGTCAGCAGCATTCTGCAGAAGATGGAAGTAGACGACCGTACACAAGCCGTTATTAACTCCATCAAGTATGGCTGGGTTACGCTCTAA